One window from the genome of Carnobacteriaceae bacterium zg-84 encodes:
- a CDS encoding phosphoribosylformylglycinamidine cyclo-ligase, whose amino-acid sequence MSNAYKEAGVDVHAGYEVVERIKKHVQKTNRSGIMGALGGFGGLFDLGSLQYKNPVLISGTDGVGTKLLLAIQQKKYDTIGIDCVAMCVNDIVAQGAEPLFFLDYIAVGKNKPEIIEQIVSGVATGCQIAGAALIGGETAEMPDMYDPEDFDLAGFTVGVAEKEQLIHKENVQIGDVLIGLGSSGIHSNGYSLVRKLFFKDNQYTYESHFDELGEKTLGDVLLEPTRIYVKEILALHQKGFVHGVAHITGGGFLENIPRMLPDAMTARIHMNSFQTLPIFTLMQRLGKYTQETMLNTFNLGIGMVVAVPKESVQDVLHLLGTFDTPAYVIGDVVSKENYSQTLSSQEVIL is encoded by the coding sequence ATGTCGAATGCATATAAAGAAGCCGGTGTCGATGTGCATGCCGGATACGAAGTTGTCGAACGAATTAAAAAGCATGTTCAAAAAACAAACCGCAGTGGTATTATGGGTGCTTTAGGTGGTTTTGGAGGGCTATTTGATTTAGGAAGTTTACAGTATAAAAATCCTGTTCTCATTTCTGGAACAGATGGCGTAGGAACAAAGTTATTGTTAGCGATTCAGCAAAAAAAATATGATACAATCGGAATAGACTGTGTGGCGATGTGTGTAAATGATATTGTTGCTCAAGGAGCAGAACCACTATTTTTCTTAGACTATATTGCCGTTGGTAAAAATAAACCAGAGATTATCGAACAAATTGTGTCGGGTGTTGCCACAGGTTGTCAAATAGCAGGGGCTGCTTTAATTGGTGGTGAAACAGCAGAAATGCCAGATATGTATGATCCAGAAGATTTTGATTTAGCAGGATTTACGGTGGGTGTCGCAGAAAAAGAGCAGTTAATTCATAAAGAGAATGTACAAATAGGTGATGTACTAATTGGCTTAGGTTCTAGTGGTATTCATTCCAATGGCTATTCGCTTGTTAGAAAACTTTTTTTCAAAGATAATCAATATACGTATGAAAGTCATTTTGATGAGTTGGGTGAGAAAACATTGGGCGATGTTTTATTGGAACCTACACGCATTTACGTGAAAGAAATTCTTGCCTTGCATCAAAAAGGATTTGTACACGGAGTGGCACATATTACAGGTGGAGGATTTCTTGAAAATATTCCACGCATGCTCCCAGATGCAATGACCGCACGTATTCACATGAATTCTTTTCAAACATTACCGATTTTTACTCTTATGCAACGTTTAGGGAAATACACTCAAGAAACGATGCTAAATACATTTAATTTAGGTATCGGTATGGTTGTTGCTGTCCCTAAAGAAAGCGTGCAAGATGTTCTACATCTTTTGGGAACTTTTGACACACCAGCGTATGTCATAGGCGATGTTGTTTCTAAAGAGAACTATTCACAAACATTATCATCACAAGAGGTTATTTTATGA
- the purH gene encoding bifunctional phosphoribosylaminoimidazolecarboxamide formyltransferase/IMP cyclohydrolase: protein MTRALISVSDKTGVVPFAKALVSLGIEIISTGGTKKVLEEEGIKTIGIEEVTGFPEMLDGRVKTLHPVIHGGLLARRDSQEHTNALEEHRISYIDIVVVNLYPFKQTILKPNVHYADAIENIDIGGPSMLRSAAKNHVDVTVLVDPADYDTVLSEWKEYGNTRFETRQTLAAKVFRHTASYDALIADYMTKQVGQDTPETLTITYDLKQTLRYGENSQQKALFYETVLPQRFSIANATQLHGKELSYNNIKDADAAIRIAREFNEPVAVALKHMNPCGVGVGETIEEAFERCYQADPVSIFGGIVVLNRPVTKRVAEQLHTIFLEIIIAPVYDEEALEILTQKKNIRLLALPFEEMHTNELEYVSVLGGLLVQEQDNHLDEPETFSVMTKRKPTLEEEKALLLAWKVVKHVKSNAIVISDAKQTLGIGAGQMNRVGAAKIALEQAKQSGMDLSKAVMASDAFFPMSDTVTLASEYGICAIIQPGGSIKDDDSVNVANEHHIAMLKTDIRHFRH, encoded by the coding sequence ATGACAAGAGCATTGATTAGTGTATCAGATAAAACAGGAGTTGTCCCGTTTGCCAAAGCACTTGTATCATTAGGTATTGAGATTATCTCAACAGGAGGAACAAAAAAAGTTCTTGAAGAAGAAGGAATTAAGACGATTGGGATTGAAGAGGTTACGGGTTTTCCTGAAATGTTAGACGGACGTGTTAAAACATTACACCCAGTCATTCATGGAGGATTATTGGCGCGACGTGATAGTCAAGAGCATACAAATGCTTTAGAAGAGCATCGTATTTCGTATATTGATATTGTTGTGGTAAATCTATATCCATTTAAACAAACAATTTTAAAACCTAATGTACACTATGCGGATGCTATTGAAAATATTGATATAGGCGGACCTAGTATGTTACGTTCAGCTGCAAAAAATCATGTAGATGTGACAGTTTTAGTAGATCCAGCAGATTATGATACTGTTTTAAGCGAATGGAAAGAATACGGGAATACACGTTTTGAAACACGACAAACATTGGCGGCAAAAGTTTTTAGACACACGGCGAGTTATGATGCGTTAATCGCTGATTATATGACAAAACAAGTTGGACAAGATACACCTGAAACATTAACAATAACGTATGATTTAAAACAAACATTACGCTATGGTGAAAATAGTCAACAAAAAGCTTTGTTTTATGAAACAGTTCTTCCACAGCGTTTTTCCATAGCAAATGCAACACAATTACATGGAAAAGAATTGTCTTATAATAATATTAAAGATGCAGATGCTGCTATTCGCATTGCTAGAGAGTTTAACGAACCTGTTGCTGTTGCGTTGAAACATATGAATCCTTGTGGTGTTGGTGTTGGAGAAACGATTGAAGAAGCATTTGAACGCTGTTATCAAGCAGATCCGGTTTCTATATTTGGTGGTATTGTTGTGTTAAATCGACCAGTCACAAAACGTGTTGCTGAGCAATTACATACAATCTTTTTAGAAATTATTATTGCTCCTGTTTATGATGAAGAAGCACTTGAGATTTTAACACAAAAGAAAAATATTCGTTTATTAGCACTACCTTTTGAGGAAATGCATACGAATGAATTAGAGTACGTGTCTGTTTTAGGTGGTTTATTGGTTCAAGAACAAGACAATCATCTTGATGAGCCAGAAACATTTAGCGTCATGACAAAAAGAAAACCAACCTTGGAGGAAGAAAAAGCGTTGTTATTGGCGTGGAAAGTTGTGAAACATGTGAAATCAAATGCGATTGTTATTTCAGATGCTAAACAAACATTAGGTATTGGTGCGGGGCAAATGAACCGTGTTGGTGCAGCAAAAATTGCTTTAGAGCAAGCCAAACAAAGTGGTATGGATTTGTCTAAAGCGGTTATGGCGAGTGATGCCTTTTTCCCTATGTCTGATACAGTAACGTTGGCGTCGGAGTATGGTATCTGTGCCATTATACAACCGGGTGGTAGTATTAAAGATGATGATTCTGTGAATGTGGCAAATGAGCATCATATAGCGATGTTAAAAACAGATATAAGACATTTTAGACATTAA
- the purD gene encoding phosphoribosylamine--glycine ligase, producing MNILVIGSGGREHAIAKAIVRSPKVKTVYCAKGNPRMAQDGIVCVDISETDKQALVQFAKEHEISWTFIGPELPLFHGVSDAFEQEGLLVFSPSQRAAKIEYSKDFAKELMKKYNVPTAQSQTFTDFEKAKTYCLEKGVPIVIKADGLAAGKGVVVAMTEQEALDALSLMLIDGSYTNDNDVARVVIEEYLEGEEFSVFSFVKGRKAWFAGISQDHKRAYDNDKGANTGGMGAYSPVPQFDQTVIDDVMMHVVQPIIDGLVLEGASYTGVLYAGLMMTKNGIKVIEFNARFGDPETQVVLQRLKSDFVEIITDILEDKEPTIEWRQSGITLGVVVAANGYPSAYVKDLPLGTLTVPQHTSMELFAAGVTEKNGEYVSSGGRIFLVSATAQTVKEAQQEVYTYLSENPIPQTFYRQDIGSKALR from the coding sequence ATGAATATATTAGTGATTGGTAGTGGTGGTAGAGAGCACGCAATTGCAAAAGCGATTGTTCGTTCACCAAAAGTAAAAACGGTATATTGTGCAAAAGGAAATCCAAGAATGGCACAAGACGGCATTGTTTGTGTAGATATTTCAGAAACAGATAAACAAGCACTGGTTCAATTCGCAAAAGAGCATGAAATTTCATGGACATTTATTGGGCCGGAATTACCGCTGTTTCATGGTGTCAGTGATGCGTTTGAACAAGAGGGGTTATTGGTTTTTTCCCCAAGTCAACGTGCTGCAAAGATTGAATATTCTAAAGACTTTGCGAAAGAATTGATGAAAAAATACAATGTGCCAACAGCACAATCGCAAACCTTTACAGATTTTGAAAAAGCAAAAACCTATTGCCTTGAAAAAGGAGTGCCGATTGTTATTAAAGCAGACGGATTGGCAGCTGGAAAAGGTGTCGTGGTTGCGATGACAGAGCAAGAAGCGCTAGATGCTCTATCCTTAATGCTCATCGACGGCTCATATACAAATGACAATGATGTTGCTAGAGTTGTCATTGAAGAGTATTTAGAAGGAGAAGAATTTTCCGTATTTAGTTTTGTCAAAGGTCGAAAAGCTTGGTTTGCGGGTATCTCACAAGACCATAAACGTGCTTATGATAATGATAAAGGTGCCAATACAGGAGGTATGGGGGCATACTCTCCGGTGCCACAATTTGACCAAACGGTTATTGATGATGTGATGATGCATGTCGTACAACCTATTATTGATGGGTTAGTATTAGAGGGAGCTTCATATACAGGTGTTTTATATGCAGGATTGATGATGACAAAAAACGGAATAAAAGTTATCGAATTTAATGCACGCTTTGGAGATCCTGAAACACAAGTCGTTTTGCAACGTTTAAAAAGTGATTTTGTAGAGATTATTACCGATATTTTAGAAGATAAAGAGCCAACTATTGAATGGCGTCAATCAGGTATAACACTAGGTGTTGTTGTGGCAGCAAACGGTTATCCAAGTGCTTATGTAAAAGACTTACCATTAGGAACTCTAACAGTTCCTCAACATACATCAATGGAATTATTTGCTGCTGGTGTTACCGAGAAAAACGGAGAATATGTATCAAGTGGAGGTCGTATTTTCTTAGTATCCGCAACGGCTCAAACTGTCAAAGAAGCACAGCAAGAGGTTTATACATATTTATCAGAAAACCCAATTCCGCAAACTTTTTATAGACAAGATATTGGCAGCAAAGCACTTCGGTAA
- a CDS encoding CtsR family transcriptional regulator — protein MQGKRNISDIIENYLKDFLVNDNHVIIQRNELATLFECVPSQINYVIKTRFTQNRGYIVQSKRGGAGYVRISKLDFCHTHIIDALLSTLSNSLSMNEAVKVISQLHHEQVLTKREMLLIQASLERDMLQSHVDNDDQLRADLLKSQLRQLRYQYNESEE, from the coding sequence ATGCAAGGTAAACGAAATATAAGTGATATTATTGAAAATTATTTAAAAGATTTTTTAGTGAATGACAATCATGTGATTATTCAGCGAAATGAACTTGCGACTTTGTTTGAGTGCGTGCCCTCACAAATTAACTATGTGATTAAAACACGTTTTACACAAAATAGAGGATACATTGTCCAAAGTAAGCGTGGGGGTGCTGGATATGTTCGTATTAGCAAACTAGATTTTTGCCATACGCATATTATTGATGCGTTACTAAGCACGTTGTCTAATTCATTGTCTATGAATGAAGCTGTTAAAGTCATTTCTCAGTTACATCATGAGCAAGTGTTAACAAAGCGAGAAATGTTATTGATTCAAGCAAGTCTTGAACGTGATATGCTACAATCTCATGTAGACAATGATGATCAATTACGAGCAGATTTATTAAAAAGTCAATTACGACAATTACGATACCAATATAATGAGAGTGAAGAATAG
- the purN gene encoding phosphoribosylglycinamide formyltransferase — MNLAVFASGNGSNFSALYQAIQEGILKAHISCVICDKKDAYVLERAKQVSVPYYHIALSEYDSKEAYEKAILDILALYHIDYIILAGYMKIIGQTLLDEYSQHILNIHPAYLPEFKGKQGILDAFSAGVSQTGVTVHLVDEGIDTGEIILQERVPVFETDTLESLEERIHAVEHRLYPKAIQMYYQNKRNDERRNV; from the coding sequence ATGAATTTAGCTGTTTTTGCAAGTGGTAATGGTTCTAATTTTTCTGCTTTGTACCAAGCTATACAGGAAGGAATATTAAAAGCACATATTAGTTGTGTCATTTGTGATAAAAAAGATGCGTATGTATTAGAACGTGCTAAACAGGTTTCTGTTCCATATTATCATATTGCATTAAGTGAGTATGATTCCAAAGAAGCTTATGAAAAAGCTATTTTAGACATACTAGCATTATATCATATTGATTATATTATCTTAGCAGGGTATATGAAAATCATTGGACAAACATTATTGGATGAATATTCACAACATATTTTGAATATTCATCCAGCTTACTTGCCTGAATTTAAAGGGAAGCAAGGTATTTTAGATGCGTTTAGTGCTGGTGTCTCACAAACTGGTGTGACGGTACATCTTGTCGATGAGGGAATTGATACAGGAGAGATTATCTTACAAGAACGTGTCCCTGTTTTTGAAACGGATACATTGGAAAGTTTAGAGGAACGTATCCACGCGGTAGAGCATCGTCTGTATCCTAAAGCGATACAAATGTATTATCAAAATAAAAGAAATGATGAAAGGAGAAACGTATGA